Below is a genomic region from Lonsdalea populi.
ATAGCGGATAAAACTGTTCAGGGAGGCGCGATCCCCCCTGGCATAACAGGAATCAAGCAAACTGGCTCAATCTTGCCAATTGCTCAAAATAGTCGGGGAAGGTTTTAGCCGTGCATTTAGGATCAAGGATCGTTACGGGCGTATCAGAGAGAGCCAGCAAGGAGAAACACATTGCCATGCGGTGATCGTTGTAAGTACCGATTTCGGCTGGCGTCAGCTGTTTCGGCGGCGTGATGCGGATATAGTCATGCCCTTCTTCCACTTCCGCGCCCGCTTTACGCAGCTCGGTCGTCATCGCCGCTAAACGATCGGTTTCCTTGACTCGCCAGTTGTAGATATTGCGCAGCGTGGTAGTGCCTCCCTCCGCGAACATGGCCGCAGTAGCGATAGTCATCGCCGCGTCGGGGATGTGATTCATGTCCATGTCTATGGCGTGCAACGCTTTACGCTCGCATTCGATATAGTCGTCGCCCCAACGAATAATCGCGCCCATTTTTTCCAGCACGTCGGCAAAACGCACATCGCCCTGAACGCTGTTACGGCCTACGCCCGTCACTCGCACGACGCCACCCCGGATCGCTCCGGCGGCCAGAAAATAGGACGCAGATGACGCATCCCCTTCAACTAAATAATGGCCCGGCGAACGATAGCGCCGTCGCCCTGCAATCTCGAACGTCTGGTAACCCTTGTTTTCAACGGTGATGCCGAACGTTTCCATCATGTGCAACGTGATGTCGATGTACGGCTTGGAGACCAGGTCGCCTTTGATGCTGATGCGCGTATCCTGAGTCGCCAGCGGAGACATCATCAGTAACGCCGTCAGGAACTGGCTCGATACGCTGCCGTCCACCGTAATATCGCCGCCTTGGAAACCACCGTGCAAACGCAGCGGCGGGTAGTTTTCCTGCTCCAGGTAGTCGATACGCGCGCCGCCCTGACGCAGCGACTCGACCAGATGACCGATGGGACGCTCTTTCATGCGCGGTTCGCCCGTCAGGATAACGTCCCCTTCCGTCAAGCACAGCGCGGCAGCCAGCGGACGCATCGCGGTTCCGGCATTACCCAAGAACAATTCAAGCGGCTCGCTGACGTGAAACGGGTGCCCTAGCCCCATGATATCGCACTGGTTGCGGTCCGCAGATAGTTGATAACTGACGCCCAACGCCTTGAGCGCGGTTAACATATGACGCACATCATCGCTATCCAGCAAATTGGTTAAGCGCGTCCTGCCTTCCGCCAGCGCCGCCAGCAGCAACGCGCGATTAGATACACTTTTCGAGCCAGGAAGATTGATCGTGCCATTAATGCGTTTTATGGGTTGTAGGGTCAGGGATTCCTGCATATGAATTGTTGCCTCCAAGATATTGATATAAAAAACCCGGTATGTGGACCGGGGTTTTTAAATAGGGCGACCACGGCCGCATGGTACGGCAATCAGCCGTGGCGACGTTCGAAGTCAGCCATAAACTCGGTCAGGGCCTTCACGCCTTCCAGCGGCATCGCATTATAGATGGATGCACGCATCCCGCCAACGGCCCGGTGGCCTTTCAGCGCATGCAGCCCCATCTGTTGCGCTTCTTGCAGAAATACGCTGTCCAACGCGGCATCCGCCAGCAAGAAAGGCACATTCATCCGGGAGCGGTTAGATACAGCGACGTCGTTACTATAAAAGTCGCTGCGATCGATGGCGGAATAGAGCAGATCGGCTTTCGCCTGATTGCGCTTTTCCATTTCAACCAAACCGCCCTGTGCTTTGAGCCATTTGAACACCAGACCGGAGAGATACCACGCAAAGGTTGGCGGTGTGTTGTACATGGAACCATTGTCGGCCAGAATTTTGTAATCCAGCATAGACGGCAATTCACGGCGGGACTTACCCAGCAAGTCACTACGCACAATCACCAGCGTCAGACCGGCAGGCCCGATATTTTTCTGAGCGCCGGCATAGATAACGCCATAGCGATTCACATCAATGGCGTGGGAGAGAATGCTTGAGGAGTAGTCGGCCACGACCACTTTGTCGCCAAAATCGGGCTGCTCTTCGATGGCCATACCGTCGATGGTTTCATTCGGGCAATAATGAACGAAAGCGGCATCGTCGGACAGCGCCCACTCGCGCATGGGTTTCACCGCACGCAGGCCATCCACGCGCGTTTTCACGTCGATGACATTGGGCGTGCCGTATTTCTGCGCTTCGTTAATGGCGCTGTGGGCCCAATAGCCGCCGTCGATATAATCGGCATTGTTATTGTTGCCCAGCAGGTTCATCGGGACCGCCGCAAACTGCGCTCGCGCACCGCCGTGGCAGAAAAGGACTTTGTAGTTGGAGGGGATATTGAGGAGATCGCGCAGATCCTGTTCAGACTCGGTAGCAACCTGGATAAATTCTTTGCTGCGATGGCTGATTTCCATCACCGACGTACCCAACTCCTGCCAATTACACAATTCCTGTTGCGCTTGACGCATGACATCGGCCGGCAGCATTGCCGGACCGGCGCTAAAATTAAAAACCTGAGTCATTTCCCCTCACCACACTCTGTCTAAATGATAAAAATGGCGACTTGAGTCGTCGCTGGTTTTGCTTGGTTACTGGTTTTATCACTCGTCATTCATGCCTGCAACGCTTATTCACCCCGGTTGCCGAAAACGTTGCCAGGCAGGTTCCAATGCCGGCCCTTCACCTGTTGCCTGTCTGTTATAGAGAATAAATAGAGTCGGCGCATAAAAGTCCGTATCATGCCTTTTTTGCAAAAAAACAACCGAGTGAGCAACATGACCCAAACGTTCATCCCAGGCAAAGACGCCGCCCTGGAAGACTCCATCGCCCGCTTTCAACAGCAGCTCCAAGACCTGGGGTTCAGCATCGAAGAAGCCTCGTGGCTGAATCCGGTGCCAAACGTCTGGTCCGTCCATATCCGCGACCGTGATTGCGCGCTATGTTTCACCAATGGCAAAGGCGCAACGAAAAAAGCGGCGTTGGCTTCTGCGCTCGGTGAATATTTCGAGCGCCTGTCCACCAACTATTTCTTTGCCGATTTTTACCTGGGTCAATCTATCGCTGACGGCGACTTCGTCCATTATCCGGACGAAAAATGGTTCGCCCTGCCGGAGGACGACACGCTGCCAAAGGGTATCCTCGATGAGCGGCTGCGCGCGTTCTATGATCCAGAACAGGAACTGGCCGCGAGCGACCTGATCGATTTGCAGTCCGGCAACGCCGAACGCGGTATCTGCGCGCTGCCTTTCACGCGCCAGTCCGATCTCCTGACGGTCTATATTCCGGTCAACATTATCGGCAACCTTTATGTTTCTAACGGAATGTCTGCGGGCAATAGCGCTAACGAAGCTCGCGTGCAGGGCCTTTCCGAAGTGTTTGAGCGCTACGTGAAAAACAGAATCATCGCGGAAGCCATCAGCCTGCCGAAAATCCCGGCGGAGGTGCTGTCCCGCTATCCGGGCGTCGTCGAAGCCATCGTCACGCTGGAGCAGGAAGGTTTTCCGATTTTCGCCTTTGACGCTTCGCTAGGCGGCAAATATCCGGTGATCAGCGTAGTGTTGTTTAACCCGGCCAACGGCACGTGTTTCGCTTCCTTCGGCGCACACCCCGACTTCGGCGTCGCTCTGGAGCGCACCGTCACTGAGCTCCTGCAGGGACGGGGCCTGAAAGATCTGGATGTTTTCACCCCGCCGACTTTCGACAATGATGAAGTCGCCGAACATACTAACCTGGAGACGCACTTTATCGATTCCAGCGGTTTGATCTCCTGGGATCTCTTTAAAGAAGAGTCAGACTACGCCTTTAACGACTGGGATTTCAGCGGTACGACCGCGCAGGAATTTGCGACGTTGATGGACATCTTCCGCGCGGAAGATAAGGAAGTGTATGTCGCCGATTACAAGCATCTTTCCGTGTACGCCTGCCGTATTCTGGTGCCAGGGATGTCCGATATTTATCCCGCTGAAGATCTGCTGCTGGCGAACAACAGCATGGGCGCGCATCTGCGCGAAACGTTGCTGGCTTTACCTGACAGTCAATTTGAGCCGGAAGATTATCTGGCGCTGCTGCAACAGCTCGACGACGAAGGGCTGGACGACTTTACTCGCGTGCGCGAACTGTTAGGTATTGCGACCGGCAAAGATAATGGCTGGTTCACGCTGCGTGTCGGAGAACTTAAATCCATGCTGGCGCTGGCGGGGGGCGATCTGGAACAAGCGCTAAGTTGGGTCGAGTGGACGCAGGATTTCAACCAATCAGTCTTCAGTCATGAGCACAGCAACTATTATCGCTGCCTACAAACCCTGCTGGAACTGGCGCTGGAATCTGAAAGAGAGGCTGCGCAATATTACGACGCATTGGTCAAGATGTACGGTCAGGATACCGTTGAACAGGCCAGCGCGGCCATCGCCGGTGAATCCTGCTTCTATAAGCTTTTCTCTGTCGATGCCTCACTGACCACTTTGCCAGCCCATCAGTCTCTACTGGCCGCCTATGAAAAGCTGCAGCAAGCCAAACGCAAACACTGGCACGCCTAATCTTCCAGCAAAACGGCAAGCATATGCTTGCCGTACCTCGCCATGACCTCGTTTTTTATTAGCGGGATATATATTTACATTCCGATGGATTCCCATCGCTGCAACAATGTTTTACACTCCCCGCGGCTTTCTACCCCCGGTTTCCGTTTTTCGTCAGCCTCTATTATGGCAGGTTAAATGCAGGGGTATTTTCCCCTAACCTATTAATTTAATTGTGGATATTATTTTTTATGTTACTATTTGGTTAAATTTCGACTAATGGCGAAAGATCTAACCGCTATAATTATAAGTTAAGTGCTGTTTTTATAAAAAAAACCCACCCCGATGCGTCAACTTAAACAATTTTTATATTTTTTAAAAAATAATTTTTTCTTTATATTCAATTATATATATAGTGTTTTATGGCTTTTTGAGGGGTATTAGTCCTGTCAAGAACCCGCCATTATGATCCATGTCAAATTTCGCATTTATATGCTTTGTTAATATCACTGTGCTGATAAATTTTAAGAGAGAGTTAGTGTGAAAGCTGACAACCCCTTTACTCTGCTACTTCCGGCAGCAATAGCAAAAGTTGCGGAAGATGCAGGTGTCTATAAAGCGACAAAAAAACCGCTTACTACTTTTTCCCTTGCGATAAGTGCAGGAATTTTCATCTCCATCGCATTTGTTTTCTACATCACTGCTACAACTGGATCGGCCTCTATGCCTTTCGGCATGACCAAGTTGATCGGCGGTATCTGCTTCTCTCTGGGGCTGATGCTGGTGGTGGTCTGCGGTGCAGACTTGTTTACATCTACGGTGCTGATTCTTGTGGCCAAGGCCAGTGGCCGCATTACCTGGCGTCAGTTAGGCTATAACTGGATAAACGTCTATTTTGGGAACCTGGTGGGAGCGCTGATATTCGTTGCGCTGATTTGGTTCTCAGGCGAGCACATGGTCGCTAACGGCGCGTGGGGTTTGAATATCCTGCAGACCGCGAGTCACAAGCTTGAACATACGTTCATTGAAGCGCTGTGTCTCGGCATCCTGGCGAATCTGATGGTCTGTCTGGCTGTCTGGATGAGTTACTCCGGTCGCACCCTGCTCGACAAATGTCTGATTATGGTTTTGCCAGTAGCCATGTTTGTTGCCAGCGGCTTCGAGCATAGCATTGCAAACATGTTCATGATTCCTATGGGAATTGTGATTAAAAACTTCGCTTCGGAAGAGTTCTGGCATGCCATAGGAATGGTGCCGAGCCAATTCGAACACCTGACCGTCCACAACTTTATTGTCGATAACCTAATCCCAGTCACTATCGGCAACATCATTGGGGGCGGGTTGTTGGTAGGCTTAACTTATTGGGTTATTTATTTGCGTGGCGAAAACAAGTACTAGAGTGTTATCGGCCGCAACATCGGGTTTTAAAAATCCATACAAAAGGTAGGTGTAAAATGACCGATCTGAATGAAAAATTAGCCAGCGCATGGCAGGGTTTCAGCAAAGGTGAATGGCAAAATGAAGTCAATGTCCGTGACTTCATCCAGAAAAACTACACGCCGTATGAAGGCGATGAGTCTTTCCTGGTGGGCGCAACTCCTGCGACCAGCGCGCTGTGGGATAAAGTTATGGAAGGCGTCAAACAGGAAAACCGCACTCATGCGCCTGTCGATTTCGATACCGACCTTGCCGCTACCATCACCTCGCATGATGCTGGCTATATTGATAGCAACCTCGAAAAAGTGGTTGGTCTTCAGACCGATGCTCCGCTGAAACGTGCGCTTATCCCATTCGGCGGCATCAAGATGGTTGAAAGTTCTTGCAAAGCGTACAACCGCGAGCTGGATCCGGAACTGAAAAAAATCTTCACCGATTACCGCAAAACTCACAACCAGGGCGTGTTCGACGTTTATACGCCGGATATCCTGCGTTGCCGTAAATCCGGTGTTCTGACCGGTCTGCCGGATGCGTATGGTCGTGGCCGCATCATCGGTGACTACCGTCGTGTTGCGCTGTATGGTATCGACTACCTGATGAAAGAGAAATTCGCTCAGTTCAGCTCTCTGCAGAGCAAACTGGAAAACGGCGAAGATCTGGAAGCCACTATCCGTCTGCGTGAAGAAATCGCTGAACAGCATCGCGCTCTGGGACAGATCAAAGAAATGGCCGCCAAATACGGCTGTGATATCTCTGCTCCGGCTATCACCGCTCAGGAAGCTGTACAGTGGACCTACTTCGGCTACCTGGCTGCCGTTAAGTCTCAGAACGGTGCAGCTATGTCCTTCGGTCGTGTTTCCACCTTCCTGGATATCTTCATCGAACGAGACCTGAAAGCAGGTAAAATCACTGAACAGGACGCTCAGGAACTGATCGACCACCTGGTCATGAAACTGCGTATGGTTCGCTTCCTACGTACCCCTGAATACGATGAGCTGTTCTCCGGAGATCCGATCTGGGCGACTGAATCTCTGGCCGGTATGGGCCTGGATGGCCGGACTCTGGTCACCAAAACCAGCTTCCGTTTTCTGAACACCCTGTACACCATGGGGCCGTCTCCGGAACCGAACATGACCATTCTGTGGTCTGAAAAACTACCGTCAAACTTCAAAAAATACGCAGCTAAAGTCTCCATCGACACCTCTTCTCTGCAGTACGAGAATGATGACCTGATGCGTCCTGACTTTGACAATGACGACTACGCCATTGCCTGTTGCGTTAGCCCGATGGTTGTGGGCAAACAAATGCAGTTCTTCGGCGCCCGTGCTAACCTGGCGAAGACTATGCTGTATGCAATCAACGGCGGCATGGACGAAAAAATGAAGATGCAGGTGGGGCCGAAATCTGCACCGATCCTGAGCGAAACCCTGAACTTCGACGAAGTCATGGAACGTATGGATCACTTCATGGACTGGCTGGCGAAACAGTACGTCACCGCACTGAACATCATTCACTACATGCATGATAAGTACAGCTACGAAGCTTCACTGATGGCTCTGCATGACCGTGATGTGTATCGCACTATGGCATGCGGCATCGCTGGTCTGTCTGTCGCGGCCGACTCCCTGTCCGCCATCAAATACGCCAAAGTTAAACCTATCCGTGACGAAGACGGTTTGGCTATCGACTTTGACATCGAAGGCGAATACCCGCAGTTCGGTAACAACGACCCGCGCGTTGACGACCTGGCCTGTGACCTGGTTGAACGCTTCATGAAAAAAATTCAGAAGCTGAATACTTACCGCAACGCCGTACCAACTCAGTCCGTTCTGACCATCACGTCCAACGTGGTTTACGGTAAGAAAACGGGTAATACGCCGGATGGACGTCGCGCAGGCGCGCCGTTTGGACCGGGCGCTAACCCGATGCACGGTCGTGACCAGAAAGGTGCTGTCGCCTCTCTGACTTCGGTTGCCAAACTGCCGTTTGCTTACGCTAAAGATGGTATCTCTTACACCTTCTCTATCGTGCCGAACGCACTGGGTAAAGACGACGATGTCCGCAAAGCTAATCTGGCTGGCCTGATGGACGGTTATTTCCATCATGAAGCATCCAACAACGTTGAAGGTGGTCAGCACCTGAACGTGAACGTGATGAACCGAGAAATGTTGCTCGACGCAATGGAAAACCCGGAAAAATATCCTCAGTTGACCATCCGTGTTTCTGGTTACGCAGTGCGCTTCAACTCACTGACCAAAGAACAGCAGCAGGACGTGATCACGCGTACCTTCACGCAGTCCATCTGATTATCATGTCTGCCTGAAAAGGCGTAAAATAAAGGCTCCACTCTGTGGGGCCTTTTTTCACCGCTTCGCCGGAGTATCCAGAGCCTGTTTTGTCAGCCCGCCGTGACCGTTTACAAGGGATGGCTGCCAAAACAGATTCGACGCAACGTCATCCTGCTGTGCTTCATGCACGAAGGCGTCATTCTGCGCCCCAGCTGGCCGCTATTGTTCGGCCCAACCCGGAGAAACCTCGCAATGTCAGTAATTGGACGTATTCACTCTTTCGAATCCTGTGGAACCGTCGACGGTCCAGGCATTCGCTTCATCGTCTTTTTTCAGGGATGTTTGATGCGCTGTCTTTACTGCCACAACCGCGACACCTGGGATACCCACGGTGGCAAAGAGATTACGGTAGAAGAGCTGATGAAAGAGGTGGTCACCTATCGTCATTATATGAATGCATCCGGCGGCGGCGTCACGGCCTCTGGTGGCGAAGCCATTTTGCAGGCGGAATTCGTTCGCGATTGGTTCCGTGCCTGTCAGGAGCAAGGCATTAATACCTGTCTTGATACCAATGGGTTTGTTCGCCGTTACGATCCGGTTATCGATGAACTGCTTGATGCGACCGATTTGGTGATGCTCGATTTGAAACAGCTTGACGACACCATCCACCAGAACCTGGTCGGCGTTTCCAATCATCGCACTCTGGAATTTGCACGTTATCTCGCCAAACGTCAGCAGAGAACGTGGATTCGCTATGTGGTCGTACCCGGTTGGTCTGACGATGACAAGTCGACGCATATGCTGGGAGAGTTCACCCAAGAAATGGGGAATATTGAAAAGATTGAACTCCTACCCTACCACGAGTTGGGTAAACACAAGTGGGTCGCTATGGGTGAGGAATACCAGTTGGACGGCGTTAAACCCCCGAAGGCAGAGACCATGAATCGCGTTAAGTCCATTCTCGAAAGCTACGGTCACCACGTCGTTTATTGACGCTGACAATAAGCCGGTCAGCCTACGACCGGCTTATTGATTGATTCGTTAAGCCGCCGCCAACGGATTGGGTTGTTGGTGATTGGCCTTTTTCAACAGTATCACCAGATAACAGAAAGCAATGGCGCCAATCAGGACGAACAGTAATTTATCGGAATAGGATTGCATCAGCATCGCCGCCAAACTGGGTCCTGTCAGGCTGCCGATAGTGTAGCTCAGTAATAAAGCCTGATTCATCGCCACCAACTCTCCCGCCGCCACTTTCTCGCAGGCCCAGGACATGGCAACGGGATAAAGCGTAAATGCCGCGCAACCCAGAATGAACAACGCAGGCACCATGGCATAACGACTAAAGCCCAGCATCATGATGCTGCCGATGATTACCGCGATGACCAGCCCTCTCAGCACCATTAGGCGACCATAGCGGTCCGCCATTTTGCCTACCGGCCATTGTCCAAAAATACCGGCGCTAATCAGTAACGCCATCCAATAACCGACCTGTGCATCGCTCATTCCCTGATGGGCCAGATAGAGCGGCATCAAACCATACATTGAGCCCAGGATGACACCGGACATCACGCAGCCGTTGATGCCTAAACGGGCAGTCCTATAGCGTAACATCTGCCAAACGTTGACCTTATGCGTCATCATTTGCGGTGGAGAAAGGCGGGCAAACAGCATCGGTAAAACGCTCAGAACCACCAGGGTGACAGCCCACGGCAAGACGCTGAACACATCGGTTTGAACCATGCTTAGAAGCAGTTGCCCCACCACGCTTCCCAGATAGTACGCCATCATATATGCCGCCAGCAGTTGCCCCCGGTTAGTCGCATGGCCGCTGCACAGCAGCGCGCTCTCCACCACCACCCATATCAATGCGCAACCGACGCCAGCTATCAGGCGACACAGCAGCCAGCTCCAGAAATCGACGGACAGCGCTAACGCAGCGGTGGCGAGTGCAAGCAGGATTGCAGCAAAGTAATAGGCACGGTTAAACTCAAAACGGCGGATCAAAGCACCAGCTAGCAACGTGCCTATCAAGTTTCCGCTGAAGTAAGAAGAGCCCACCAGCCCGACTTGCCATACAGATAGCTGTTGAGCATTCAACCAAAGGGGGACCAGCGTATTGAGCACAGCAAGGCAGATTGTTAGCAGTAGGAGACCGCTAAGCAGCAAAATAACCGGGCGTGTATAGGTGAACATGGGTCAATGACCATGAGAGAAGATATTTTGCGCGCATCATGCCACCAGCAAAGTTAAAGTCAATCAGTGTTGAGAGAGTGACCGCACGATCTGTTCATGGCCTCATAAGGCGTGGCCCTATTACACCTTATCGAACCCCGGCTGGCGATAGTACTTTATGATGATGCCTTCCTCCTCTGACGTTTAAAATCGAATTCACCCCATGCCTGATTTCGTAAAAAATCCCTCGTTATTTGCCTGAAAAACAAAAATTTAGGCATAAAAAAACGCCCCTTCAGGGCGTTTTTTCAGCAGCGGTGACTTAACCGATAACTTCCTGCCCATTCATGTACGGGCGCAGTACTTCCGGCACTTCGATACGGCCATCCGCTTGTTGATAGTTTTCCATCACGGCGACCAGCGCGCGCCCTACAGCCAGACCTGACCCGTTCAGCGTGTGTACCAGACGGGTTTTCTTTTCACCCTTGGCGCGGCAACGAGCCTGCATACGACGCGCCTGGAAATCCCACATGTTGGAGCAAGAGGAAATTTCACGGTAGGTATTCTGCGCCGGCAGCCATACTTCCAGATCGTAAGTCTTGCAGGAGCCAAAGCCCATATCGCCCGTGCACAGCAGCACTTTGCGATAAGGCAGGTTCAGCAGTTGCAAGATTTTTTCCGCGTGTCCGGTCAACTCTTCCAGCGCCTGCATAGAATCTTCCGGGCGAACAATCTGCACCATCTCGACTTTATCGAACTGGTGGACACGAATCAGACCACGCGTATCACGACCGTAAGACCCGGCTTCGGAACGGAAGCACGGCGTATGCGCCGTCATTTTGATCGGCAATGACTCTTCGTCCAGGATCTCGTTACGCACCAGGTTGGTTAACGGCACTTCGGCCGTTGGGATCAGTGCATAGTTGCTGCTGTCAGCTTCTTCCGACAACGGTTTGGTGTGGAATAGGTCCTCGCCAAACTTCGGTAACTGACCCGTTCCGTACAGGGAATCCTGATTGACCAGATATGGGACATAGGCTTCCAGATAACCGTGCCGCTCGGTATGCTGGTCCAGCATGAACTGGGCAAGCGCGCGGTGCATACGCGCAATCTGTCCGCGCATCACGGAGAAGCGCGAACCGGTCAGCTTAACCCCATCAGCCATGCTCAGACCCTGATTGATTTCACCCAAATCGACGTGATCGCGAGGTTCAAAGTCCAGCTGGCGCGGCTCGCCCCAGCGGCTGATTTCCTGATTTTCGGTATCGTCCTTACCCAACGGCACACAGTCG
It encodes:
- the aroA gene encoding 3-phosphoshikimate 1-carboxyvinyltransferase, which translates into the protein MQESLTLQPIKRINGTINLPGSKSVSNRALLLAALAEGRTRLTNLLDSDDVRHMLTALKALGVSYQLSADRNQCDIMGLGHPFHVSEPLELFLGNAGTAMRPLAAALCLTEGDVILTGEPRMKERPIGHLVESLRQGGARIDYLEQENYPPLRLHGGFQGGDITVDGSVSSQFLTALLMMSPLATQDTRISIKGDLVSKPYIDITLHMMETFGITVENKGYQTFEIAGRRRYRSPGHYLVEGDASSASYFLAAGAIRGGVVRVTGVGRNSVQGDVRFADVLEKMGAIIRWGDDYIECERKALHAIDMDMNHIPDAAMTIATAAMFAEGGTTTLRNIYNWRVKETDRLAAMTTELRKAGAEVEEGHDYIRITPPKQLTPAEIGTYNDHRMAMCFSLLALSDTPVTILDPKCTAKTFPDYFEQLARLSQFA
- the serC gene encoding 3-phosphoserine/phosphohydroxythreonine transaminase, which produces MTQVFNFSAGPAMLPADVMRQAQQELCNWQELGTSVMEISHRSKEFIQVATESEQDLRDLLNIPSNYKVLFCHGGARAQFAAVPMNLLGNNNNADYIDGGYWAHSAINEAQKYGTPNVIDVKTRVDGLRAVKPMREWALSDDAAFVHYCPNETIDGMAIEEQPDFGDKVVVADYSSSILSHAIDVNRYGVIYAGAQKNIGPAGLTLVIVRSDLLGKSRRELPSMLDYKILADNGSMYNTPPTFAWYLSGLVFKWLKAQGGLVEMEKRNQAKADLLYSAIDRSDFYSNDVAVSNRSRMNVPFLLADAALDSVFLQEAQQMGLHALKGHRAVGGMRASIYNAMPLEGVKALTEFMADFERRHG
- the ycaO gene encoding 30S ribosomal protein S12 methylthiotransferase accessory factor YcaO, with the translated sequence MTQTFIPGKDAALEDSIARFQQQLQDLGFSIEEASWLNPVPNVWSVHIRDRDCALCFTNGKGATKKAALASALGEYFERLSTNYFFADFYLGQSIADGDFVHYPDEKWFALPEDDTLPKGILDERLRAFYDPEQELAASDLIDLQSGNAERGICALPFTRQSDLLTVYIPVNIIGNLYVSNGMSAGNSANEARVQGLSEVFERYVKNRIIAEAISLPKIPAEVLSRYPGVVEAIVTLEQEGFPIFAFDASLGGKYPVISVVLFNPANGTCFASFGAHPDFGVALERTVTELLQGRGLKDLDVFTPPTFDNDEVAEHTNLETHFIDSSGLISWDLFKEESDYAFNDWDFSGTTAQEFATLMDIFRAEDKEVYVADYKHLSVYACRILVPGMSDIYPAEDLLLANNSMGAHLRETLLALPDSQFEPEDYLALLQQLDDEGLDDFTRVRELLGIATGKDNGWFTLRVGELKSMLALAGGDLEQALSWVEWTQDFNQSVFSHEHSNYYRCLQTLLELALESEREAAQYYDALVKMYGQDTVEQASAAIAGESCFYKLFSVDASLTTLPAHQSLLAAYEKLQQAKRKHWHA
- the focA gene encoding formate transporter FocA, whose product is MKADNPFTLLLPAAIAKVAEDAGVYKATKKPLTTFSLAISAGIFISIAFVFYITATTGSASMPFGMTKLIGGICFSLGLMLVVVCGADLFTSTVLILVAKASGRITWRQLGYNWINVYFGNLVGALIFVALIWFSGEHMVANGAWGLNILQTASHKLEHTFIEALCLGILANLMVCLAVWMSYSGRTLLDKCLIMVLPVAMFVASGFEHSIANMFMIPMGIVIKNFASEEFWHAIGMVPSQFEHLTVHNFIVDNLIPVTIGNIIGGGLLVGLTYWVIYLRGENKY
- the pflB gene encoding formate C-acetyltransferase: MTDLNEKLASAWQGFSKGEWQNEVNVRDFIQKNYTPYEGDESFLVGATPATSALWDKVMEGVKQENRTHAPVDFDTDLAATITSHDAGYIDSNLEKVVGLQTDAPLKRALIPFGGIKMVESSCKAYNRELDPELKKIFTDYRKTHNQGVFDVYTPDILRCRKSGVLTGLPDAYGRGRIIGDYRRVALYGIDYLMKEKFAQFSSLQSKLENGEDLEATIRLREEIAEQHRALGQIKEMAAKYGCDISAPAITAQEAVQWTYFGYLAAVKSQNGAAMSFGRVSTFLDIFIERDLKAGKITEQDAQELIDHLVMKLRMVRFLRTPEYDELFSGDPIWATESLAGMGLDGRTLVTKTSFRFLNTLYTMGPSPEPNMTILWSEKLPSNFKKYAAKVSIDTSSLQYENDDLMRPDFDNDDYAIACCVSPMVVGKQMQFFGARANLAKTMLYAINGGMDEKMKMQVGPKSAPILSETLNFDEVMERMDHFMDWLAKQYVTALNIIHYMHDKYSYEASLMALHDRDVYRTMACGIAGLSVAADSLSAIKYAKVKPIRDEDGLAIDFDIEGEYPQFGNNDPRVDDLACDLVERFMKKIQKLNTYRNAVPTQSVLTITSNVVYGKKTGNTPDGRRAGAPFGPGANPMHGRDQKGAVASLTSVAKLPFAYAKDGISYTFSIVPNALGKDDDVRKANLAGLMDGYFHHEASNNVEGGQHLNVNVMNREMLLDAMENPEKYPQLTIRVSGYAVRFNSLTKEQQQDVITRTFTQSI
- the pflA gene encoding pyruvate formate lyase 1-activating protein, coding for MSVIGRIHSFESCGTVDGPGIRFIVFFQGCLMRCLYCHNRDTWDTHGGKEITVEELMKEVVTYRHYMNASGGGVTASGGEAILQAEFVRDWFRACQEQGINTCLDTNGFVRRYDPVIDELLDATDLVMLDLKQLDDTIHQNLVGVSNHRTLEFARYLAKRQQRTWIRYVVVPGWSDDDKSTHMLGEFTQEMGNIEKIELLPYHELGKHKWVAMGEEYQLDGVKPPKAETMNRVKSILESYGHHVVY
- a CDS encoding MFS transporter; this encodes MFTYTRPVILLLSGLLLLTICLAVLNTLVPLWLNAQQLSVWQVGLVGSSYFSGNLIGTLLAGALIRRFEFNRAYYFAAILLALATAALALSVDFWSWLLCRLIAGVGCALIWVVVESALLCSGHATNRGQLLAAYMMAYYLGSVVGQLLLSMVQTDVFSVLPWAVTLVVLSVLPMLFARLSPPQMMTHKVNVWQMLRYRTARLGINGCVMSGVILGSMYGLMPLYLAHQGMSDAQVGYWMALLISAGIFGQWPVGKMADRYGRLMVLRGLVIAVIIGSIMMLGFSRYAMVPALFILGCAAFTLYPVAMSWACEKVAAGELVAMNQALLLSYTIGSLTGPSLAAMLMQSYSDKLLFVLIGAIAFCYLVILLKKANHQQPNPLAAA
- the serS gene encoding serine--tRNA ligase, which produces MLDPNLLRNELDAVAEKLLARRGFTLDVEALRSQEARRKTLQVETESLLAERNSRSKEIGAAKARGEDIEPLRREVNALGEKLESAKTELDQLQSAIRELSLTIPNLPDDCVPLGKDDTENQEISRWGEPRQLDFEPRDHVDLGEINQGLSMADGVKLTGSRFSVMRGQIARMHRALAQFMLDQHTERHGYLEAYVPYLVNQDSLYGTGQLPKFGEDLFHTKPLSEEADSSNYALIPTAEVPLTNLVRNEILDEESLPIKMTAHTPCFRSEAGSYGRDTRGLIRVHQFDKVEMVQIVRPEDSMQALEELTGHAEKILQLLNLPYRKVLLCTGDMGFGSCKTYDLEVWLPAQNTYREISSCSNMWDFQARRMQARCRAKGEKKTRLVHTLNGSGLAVGRALVAVMENYQQADGRIEVPEVLRPYMNGQEVIG